In the genome of Sphingomonas alpina, the window GCGGCCCAAGGGCGTGATGCTCAGCCATGCCAATCTGTGGCTCGGTGCGATCTCGGTCGCGCATTATCTGAAGCTGACGCCGGCCGATCGTGTGCTCGGCGTCCTGCCGCTGAGCTTCGACTATGGCCAGAACCAGCTTTTCTCGACCTGGGCCGCTGGGGGCGGTTACGCACCACTTGATTATCTGACTGCGCGCGATGTCGTGAAGGCGATCGAGCGGCTGGAGGCGACCACGCTGGCGGGCGTCCCGCCGCTCTGGGTTCAGCTGCTCGAGGCCGACTGGCCGACCGAGACCGCGGCTCGGCTGAAGCGGCTGACCAATTCGGGCGGTGCGCTGACGCCGCGCATGGTCCGCGCGCTGCGCGAGCGATTCCCGGACGCTGATCTCTATCCGATGTACGGCCTGACCGAAGCATTCCGCTCAACCTATCTCGATCCGTCGCTGGTCGATGCGAATCCCGATGCGATGGGGCGGGCGATTCCCTTTGCCGAGGTGATGACGGTGCGCGCGGACGGAACACGCGCCGGGTCGGGCGAGCCGGGCGAACTGGTTCATGCCGGCCCATTGGTCGCGCAGGGCTATTGGCGCGATGCCGAGCGGACCGCGCAGCGTTTCCGCACGGCGCCCGACTGGGCGGAATCGGGCGGAATGGCGGTGTGGTCGGGGGATACGGTGGTCGAAGACGCCGATGGCCTGTTCCGCTTTGTCGGGCGCGATGATGAGATGATCAAATCCGCCGGCAACCGGATCAGCCCGACCGAGATCGAGGAGGCGGTGCTGTCGGGTGGCGAAGCGGCGGAGGCGGTGGCACTGGGCGTGGCCGATCCGCGTCTCGGCCAGGCGATCCTGGTCGTGGCGCGGGCGGTCGGCGATGCCGGCGATGCCGAAAGCGCGTTGCGCGAACGTTTGCGGCGCGATTTGCCGAGCTTCATGCAGCCGGTGCGCTATGAATGGCGTGAGGTATTGCCGCGCAATGCCAATGGCAAGCTCGACCGGGCGGCGCTGAAGGCGGAGATGACGTCATGAAGCCAATGGGGGCGATACCCGCGGAATTCTTGGCCCCGGGCCCGCTAAGGATTGCTGGCCGGAGCGCGGCGGAATGGATCGATGCGGCGGGCAGCAGCCCGGTCTTCGTCTATGACGTGGGTATCGCCACGGCTCGCGTGGCGCGGTTCCGTGCCGCGATGCCGCCGGGGCTGGACCTGCACTATGCGATCAAGGCCAATCCGGCGCCGCCGATGATCGCTGCGCTGGCGCGGCTGGTCGATGGGCTCGATGTGGCATCGGGTGGAGAGCTATCGCTGGCGCTGGCCGAGAAACCGGCCGGCCGGATCAGCTTTGCCGGACCGGGCAAGCGCGATGCAGAGCTCGAGGTGGCGATCATCGCCGGCGCGACGATCAACCTGGAGTCGGAAGGCGAGGCGGCTCGCGCGATCGCGGCGGGACAAAGGCTTTGCGCCACGCCGCGCCTCGCCGTGCGGGTGAACCCCGACATGGAGTTGCGCGGCTCGGGCATGAAGATGGGCGGTCGTGCCTCACCCTTCGGTGTCGATGCCGACCGCGTACCCGCTTTGGTCCGGCGTATCATCAAGAGCGGTGCGGACTGGCGCGGCTTTCATATCTTTGCCGGATCCCAGGCGCTTAGCGCCGAAGCGATCATCGACACTCAGACCGAGACGCTGGCGCTGGCCGGCCGTCTGGCGGACGATGTTGGCGTCATGCCGCCGCTGGTCAATCTCGGCGGGGGTTTTGGCATTCCATATTTCCCGGGTGACGTGGCGCTGGATG includes:
- a CDS encoding pyridoxal-dependent decarboxylase, exosortase A system-associated; this translates as MKPMGAIPAEFLAPGPLRIAGRSAAEWIDAAGSSPVFVYDVGIATARVARFRAAMPPGLDLHYAIKANPAPPMIAALARLVDGLDVASGGELSLALAEKPAGRISFAGPGKRDAELEVAIIAGATINLESEGEAARAIAAGQRLCATPRLAVRVNPDMELRGSGMKMGGRASPFGVDADRVPALVRRIIKSGADWRGFHIFAGSQALSAEAIIDTQTETLALAGRLADDVGVMPPLVNLGGGFGIPYFPGDVALDVEAVGAALAERLAERAGSLAETRFAIELGRWLVGECGVYLTQVIDRKESRGETFLIVDGGLHHQLAASGNFGTVVKRNYPVAVAAAPYDAPTETVSVVGCLCTPLDRLADRVTLPIAQPGDIIAIFMAGAYGLTASPTAFLGHPQAAEITANVGQS
- a CDS encoding acyl-CoA ligase (AMP-forming), exosortase A system-associated is translated as MISLDPVPHPIDALPAHGAAADIALIDRAGTLSFTELEALTGQAAAWLTARGLAPGDRVASWLPKTRMACVLPMAAPRAGLVHVPVNPMLKRGQVAHILADSGASLLITQSARAGTLEAGDVPADCRTVLEDEVTATDVMPPSVANPATLAAILYTSGSTGRPKGVMLSHANLWLGAISVAHYLKLTPADRVLGVLPLSFDYGQNQLFSTWAAGGGYAPLDYLTARDVVKAIERLEATTLAGVPPLWVQLLEADWPTETAARLKRLTNSGGALTPRMVRALRERFPDADLYPMYGLTEAFRSTYLDPSLVDANPDAMGRAIPFAEVMTVRADGTRAGSGEPGELVHAGPLVAQGYWRDAERTAQRFRTAPDWAESGGMAVWSGDTVVEDADGLFRFVGRDDEMIKSAGNRISPTEIEEAVLSGGEAAEAVALGVADPRLGQAILVVARAVGDAGDAESALRERLRRDLPSFMQPVRYEWREVLPRNANGKLDRAALKAEMTS